The genomic stretch CAGGGCGGCGTTGAGCAGGGTGCGTCGTGTCATGGGGGCGTCCTCCTTGCCGTGGGGGCGACGCCACCGTAGATGGGGCGTGCTGATCCGGCAGTGATTGCCGGTTTTCAGCGGTAGGGACGCTGATCGGAGGTGATCTACGCCAGATGGCGGAGGGTTGGTTGCGCGTTGTGCTCACCCGGCGCAATCACGCTCCAATCACGAATGCCCGCGTACGGTGCCGGCCATGAACGCCCGCGCCCTCCTCACCCTCTGCACGCTGCTGGCCGTCGGCACCGCCCCGGCCGTGAGCGGCGGCGTCCCCAGCCGCGACGACCTGATCCGCGCCTTCGTGGCCCGGCCGGTCGGCACCGTGCCCGCGGCGCAGGCCACGGGGCAGGTGCGCGAGTACACGCTGGACGTCCGCACCGTCCGCACCGAGGTCTCGCCCGGCGTGACCGTGGAGCAGTGGGCCTTCGGCATCCCGGGCCAGCCCGCGACCGTGCCCGGCCCGGAACTGCGGGCCCGGGTGGGCGACCTCGTGCGGATCACGCTGGTGAACACCCACACGCAGCCGCACACCCTCCACCTGCACGGCATCACGTCCCTGGCGCAGGAGATGGACGGCGTGCCGCACACCAGCGCCGCCATCCTGCCGGGCCAGTCGTACACGTACGAGTTCGTGGCGACCGAGGCCGGCACGCACGCCTACCACTGCCACATGCAGACGAACCTTCATCTCGACATGGGCATGTACGGCGCGCTGGTCATCGAGCCGCGCGAGGGACAGGCTGTGCCGTGGACGGGCGAGCACACCGTGATCCTCGACGAGTGGGACAGCCGGCAGAGTCCCGATGCCGCCGTGCACGACCCGCACCCGGATCTGTTCCTCGTGAACGGCCGCACCTTTCCCCTGATCCCGGACGTGCACGTGCCCGAGGGCCAGACGGACGTGCTCCGGGTGATCCACATGGGCGCGGCCCCGCACAGCCTGCACCTGCACGGCCACGCCTTTCTGGTGATCGCCAAGGACGGCCACGACCTCCCCGCCCCGTACGCTGCCGACACGCTGCCGGTGCTGCCGGGCGAGCGCTACGACGTGCTCGTGAAGGGCCGCGACGGCACCTTCCCGCTGCACGACCACAACACCGCGCAGAACGTGAACCGCGGCGAGTACCCCGGCGGGCAGCACCTGATGGTCACGGGCGGCCCCGCCCGGCGCGCCGACGGCACGTCCGCGCCAGTCCCCACCCCGGGCAGCGCCGGGTTGCTGGCGCATGACCACGCCGCACCGCCCGCCGCACCGGCGGCCGAGGCTCCCGCCCGGCACGACCACGCCGCGCCCGCCACCCCGGAGGTGCCCGCGGGGAGCGCGGTCATCCGCATCTCGAACTTCGAGTACGCGCCCGGCGACCTGCACGTCGCGGCCGGCCAGCGCGTCACGTGGATCAACGCCGACCCCGTCATCCACCACGTCGTCCTGACCCGCGACGGCCGGGACGAGGTGCATGAACTCCCCGCCGGCGGTTCCTTCACCGTGACCTTCGACCGGCCCGGCGAAGTCCGCTACCGCTGCCAGCCGCACCCGTTCATGCGAGGGGTGGTGCACGTGAACTGAGCCCGCCCTCCCACCACACCGTCCATCCGACCCGCCCTCTTGCCCCAGGAGACCGATGATGAACCACTACCAGCCCGCGTTCGACCACTTCACCACCACCTTCCACGGCACCGTCATCCGGCGCGGACAGGACGGCCACGACGCCGCCCGCGAGGTCTGGAACGCCGCCGGCCGCGACCTGAGCCCCGTGCTCATCGCGCAGCCGCACGACGCGGCGGCCGTGGCGCACGCCGTGCGCTTCGCCAGAGGCGTCGGCCTGCCCATCGCCGTGCGCAGCGGGGCCCACAGCCCCGCCCTCCTGGGCACCATCGACGGCGGCCTCGTCATCGACCTCTCGGCCCTGACGGCCATCGACATCGACCCCGCCACGCGGCGCGTGCGCGTTCAGCCGGGCCTCACGTGGGGCGAGGTCGCCGCGGCCCTGCACCCGCACGGCCTGGCCATCACCGCCGGAGACGTCGCCACGGTCGGCGTGGGCGGTCTCACGCAGGGCGGCGGCATCGGGTGGTTCGTCCGCAAATATGGCCTCGCCATCGACCGCCTGCGCTCGGCGGAGCTCGTGACCGCCGCGGGCGAGCTCCTGACCGTCAGCGAGACCGAGCACCCCGAGGTGTTCTGGGCGCTGCGCGGCGCGGGGGCCAACCTCGGCGTGATCACCGCGCTGGAGTTCGAGGCGCACCCCGCCGGCATGATCTACGGCGGGATGCTCGCCTTCGACGCCAGCGACCCCGCCGAGGGCGCCCGCCTGCTGACCACCTTCGCCCGCCTCGCGCACGACGCGCCGGAGGCGCTGACCGTGCAGGGCCTGTTCATGGCCGCGCCGCCCGCGCCCTTCG from Deinococcus sp. AB2017081 encodes the following:
- a CDS encoding FAD-binding oxidoreductase, giving the protein MNHYQPAFDHFTTTFHGTVIRRGQDGHDAAREVWNAAGRDLSPVLIAQPHDAAAVAHAVRFARGVGLPIAVRSGAHSPALLGTIDGGLVIDLSALTAIDIDPATRRVRVQPGLTWGEVAAALHPHGLAITAGDVATVGVGGLTQGGGIGWFVRKYGLAIDRLRSAELVTAAGELLTVSETEHPEVFWALRGAGANLGVITALEFEAHPAGMIYGGMLAFDASDPAEGARLLTTFARLAHDAPEALTVQGLFMAAPPAPFVPPHLVGRTIFAVASVYSGDVAWGDAVMAPFRALAPLLIDLTGPMPYPAIFQLTDDAAVRGFRHAIRSGFLDDVSDHAARQLATEVQIMQPGQIVQLRPLGGQMARVPAHATAFAHRAARFVLMVGQAVPEAGLDPLARMIVDRMFAPFEAHVTGLYGNFAGLQDAHPERAAYPAGHRERVARVKAQLDPHNVFARNVNVRPHVAERALA
- a CDS encoding multicopper oxidase family protein, with protein sequence MNARALLTLCTLLAVGTAPAVSGGVPSRDDLIRAFVARPVGTVPAAQATGQVREYTLDVRTVRTEVSPGVTVEQWAFGIPGQPATVPGPELRARVGDLVRITLVNTHTQPHTLHLHGITSLAQEMDGVPHTSAAILPGQSYTYEFVATEAGTHAYHCHMQTNLHLDMGMYGALVIEPREGQAVPWTGEHTVILDEWDSRQSPDAAVHDPHPDLFLVNGRTFPLIPDVHVPEGQTDVLRVIHMGAAPHSLHLHGHAFLVIAKDGHDLPAPYAADTLPVLPGERYDVLVKGRDGTFPLHDHNTAQNVNRGEYPGGQHLMVTGGPARRADGTSAPVPTPGSAGLLAHDHAAPPAAPAAEAPARHDHAAPATPEVPAGSAVIRISNFEYAPGDLHVAAGQRVTWINADPVIHHVVLTRDGRDEVHELPAGGSFTVTFDRPGEVRYRCQPHPFMRGVVHVN